The proteins below come from a single Malus sylvestris chromosome 3, drMalSylv7.2, whole genome shotgun sequence genomic window:
- the LOC126616551 gene encoding uncharacterized protein LOC126616551 isoform X1, translated as MDDEKKSNSFESSDDFERRIFSETSGGSFFTKLDRLGKVRDGHGSDLGGGIGSGSGSRILDGLDESFNTLSDGMDGKLEKAATYFEFDEEEVDKDDYSFRPDMTFKPGMTYETKDLDLTKPGVRKLPRRYEFEVTTKEVLRKADFRNVRFLANFITEAGILIKRSKTGISAKAQRKVAREIKTARAFGLMPFTTMGTKSFVFGKTMENLDEDYEYESYDNHMGDADGGDPLAP; from the exons ATGGATGATGAGAAAAAATCTAATTCCTTTGAATCTTCTGATGATTTCGAGCGGCGGATCTTCAGTGAAACTTCTGGGGGTAGTTTTTTCACGAAGCTCGATAGGCTCGGGAAGGTTCGTGATGGACATGGTTCAGATCTGGGTGGAGGAATTGGAAGTGGAAGTGGCTCCCGTATACTCGACGGCTTAGATGAGAGTTTTAACACATTATCTGATGGAATGGATGGAAAATTAGAGAAAGCAGCCACCTACTTTGAGTTTGATGAGGAAGAAGTAGACAAAGATGATTATTCTTTCAGACCAGATATGACGTTTAAGCCAGGAATGACTTATGAGACAAAA GATCTGGATCTTACTAAGCCAGGAGTTCGTAAACTTCCCCGTAGGTATGAGTTTGAAGTAACTACAAAGGAAGTTCTTAGAAAAGCTGATTTCAGG AATGTGAGATTCCTTGCGAATTTCATAACAGAGGCTGGAATTCTCATCAAAAGAAGCAAG ACTGGAATTAGCGCCAAAGCTCAGAGGAAGGTCGCCAGGGAAATCAAAACAGCTCGAGCTTTTGGTTTAATGCCTTTCACGACAATGGGGACAAAATCAtttgtttttgggaaaactatGGAGAATCTAGATGAAGATTATGAGTACGAAAGTTATGATAACCATATGGGTGATGCTGATGGAGGAGATCCACTGGCGCCGTAA
- the LOC126616551 gene encoding uncharacterized protein LOC126616551 isoform X2 → MPISSATFENSFYKQDISGGMDDEKKSNSFESSDDFERRIFSETSGGSFFTKLDRLGKVRDGHGSDLGGGIGSGSGSRILDGLDESFNTLSDGMDGKLEKAATYFEFDEEEVDKDDYSFRPDMTFKPGMTYETKDLDLTKPGVRKLPRRYEFEVTTKEVLRKADFRNVRFLANFITEAGILIKRSKTGISAKAQRKVAREIKTARAFGLMPFTTMGTKSFVFGKTMENLDEDYEYESYDNHMGDADGGDPLAP, encoded by the exons ATGCCGATTTCATCAGCCACATTTGAGAACTCTTTCTACAAACAGGACATCA GTGGAGGAATGGATGATGAGAAAAAATCTAATTCCTTTGAATCTTCTGATGATTTCGAGCGGCGGATCTTCAGTGAAACTTCTGGGGGTAGTTTTTTCACGAAGCTCGATAGGCTCGGGAAGGTTCGTGATGGACATGGTTCAGATCTGGGTGGAGGAATTGGAAGTGGAAGTGGCTCCCGTATACTCGACGGCTTAGATGAGAGTTTTAACACATTATCTGATGGAATGGATGGAAAATTAGAGAAAGCAGCCACCTACTTTGAGTTTGATGAGGAAGAAGTAGACAAAGATGATTATTCTTTCAGACCAGATATGACGTTTAAGCCAGGAATGACTTATGAGACAAAA GATCTGGATCTTACTAAGCCAGGAGTTCGTAAACTTCCCCGTAGGTATGAGTTTGAAGTAACTACAAAGGAAGTTCTTAGAAAAGCTGATTTCAGG AATGTGAGATTCCTTGCGAATTTCATAACAGAGGCTGGAATTCTCATCAAAAGAAGCAAG ACTGGAATTAGCGCCAAAGCTCAGAGGAAGGTCGCCAGGGAAATCAAAACAGCTCGAGCTTTTGGTTTAATGCCTTTCACGACAATGGGGACAAAATCAtttgtttttgggaaaactatGGAGAATCTAGATGAAGATTATGAGTACGAAAGTTATGATAACCATATGGGTGATGCTGATGGAGGAGATCCACTGGCGCCGTAA
- the LOC126616546 gene encoding phosphoinositide phospholipase C 2-like isoform X1, which yields MSNKQSFNVCFCFQRKFRLRMAEPPEDIKNLFEIFAENGIMTIDDLQCFLIEFQGESSATKEDAQTIFNSLKHLNIFQRKGLHLDAFFRYLLGNLNPPLYSKVHHDMNSPLAHYFLFTGHNSYLTGNQLSSNSSVQPIINALLQGVRVIELDLWPGSKKNTVEVRHGGTLTRPVDLIKCLRAIKDNAFVASEYPVIITFEDHLPSNLQAKVAKMVTETFGDMLYSPHSEFLMEFPSPESLKRRILISTKPPEYHESQRRRDESGYTNHQEREQDDEDEEEDNATPEYKQLIAIHAGKPKGGLDIWHIDPIKVRRLSLSEQKLENETKNHGSDIVRFTQRNLLRVYPKGTRLDSSNYNPMLGWSHGAQMVAFNMQGHGKYFWIMEGMFRANGGCGYVKKPDFLLAVGPNDKVFDPDEPFLPVRTTLKVKVYMGEGWHSDFHHTHFDLYSPPDFFVRVGIAGVPKDTIMMETEPIEDQWVPMWNKEFIFPLTVPDLAVLRVEVKEYDTSGNHDFGGQTCLPIPELRTGIRAVPLHNKRGQKYKSVRLLMRFEFYNENEI from the exons ATGTCTAATAAGCAGTCTTTCAATGTCTGCTTTTGCTTCCAGAGAAAATTTAGGCTCCGGATGGCAGAGCCTCCTGAAGATATTAAGAACCTTTTTGAAATTTTCGCGGAAAATGGCATCATGACCATCGATGACCTGCAGTGTTTTCTGATTGAGTTTCAAGGAGAATCCAGTGCCACCAAGGAGGATGCTCAGACCATTTTCAATAGTCTCAAGCATCTCAACATCTTTCAACGAAAGGGTCTCCACCTTGATGCCTTCTTTCGATATCTCCTCGGTAACCTTAATCCTCCTCTCTATTCAAAG GTGCACCATGACATGAATTCTCCATTGGCTCATTATTTCCTATTTACCGGCCACAACTCTTACTTAACAGGAAATCAACTCAGCAGTAACAGTAGTGTACAACCGATAATTAACGCGCTGCTTCAAGGTGTTAGAGTTATTGAATTAGACTTGTGGCCGGGTTCTAAGAAAAATACTGTGGAGGTTCGTCACGGAGG GACGCTTACAAGACCAGTggacctcatcaaatgtttgcGTGCGATCAAGGACAACGCTTTTGTTGCTTCTGAGTACCCTGTTATCATAACATTTGAAGACCACCtaccttcaaatcttcaagccAAAGTGGCAAAG ATGGTCACTGAGACATTCGGTGACATGCTGTACTCTCCTCATTCAGAATTCTTAATGGAATTCCCTTCACCGGAATCATTGAAGAGGAGGATTTTGATTTCGACCAAGCCACCGGAGTATCATGAATCACAGAGACGGAGAGATGAATCTGGATACACAAATCAT CAGGAAAGGGaacaagatgatgaagatgaagaggaGGATAATGCTACTCCGGAGTATAAACAGTTGATTGCGATTCACGCAGGGAAGCCGAAAGGTGGATTAGATATATGGCATATCGATCCAATTAAAGTCAGACGTCTTAGCTTGAGCGAGCAAAAACtcgaaaatgaaacaaaaaatcatgGATCCGACATTGTCAG GTTTACTCAGAGGAATTTGTTGAGGGTTTATCCAAAGGGTACACGTTTGGACTCATCAAATTATAATCCTATGCTTGGATGGAGTCATGGAGCTCAAATGGTGGCATTCAATATGCAA GGACATGGAAAGTACTTTTGGATTATGGAAGGAATGTTCAGAGCAAATGGAGGTTGTGGCTATGTGAAAAAACCTGATTTTTTGCTTGCTGTTGGCCCAAATGATAAGGTTTTTGACCCTGATGAACCTTTTTTACCAGTGAGAACAACTTTGAAG GTAAAAGTATACATGGGTGAAGGATGGCATTCAGACTTCCACCATACACACTTTGATCTATATTCTCCACCGGACTTCTTCGTGAGG GTTGGAATTGCTGGAGTCCCAAAGGACACAATAATGATGGAAACCGAACCAATAGAGGACCAATGGGTACCAATGTGGAACAAGGAGTTCATCTTCCCATTGACGGTTCCAGACCTGGCTGTGCTTAGAGTTGAAGTCAAAGAGTATGACACTTCTGGGAATCATGACTTTGGTGGCCAAACATGTCTGCCAATCCCAGAGCTCAGAACTGGGATCCGAGCTGTTCCTCTGCACAACAAAAGAGGTCAAAAGTATAAATCTGTGAGGCTTCTGATGAGATTTGAATTTTACAATGAGAATGAGATTTGA
- the LOC126616544 gene encoding phosphoinositide phospholipase C 4-like yields the protein MGSYRMCVCFTRKFRVKEEEPPRDVKEAFEKYAEGGTQMTAEQLRRFLAELQVEKDGGGASVSDDAERIVEQVLQKRHHITKLITRCTLSLEDFHHYLFSPDLNPPIRDQVHQDMTAPLSHYYIYTGHNSYLTGNQLSSDCSDVPIIKALKRGVRVVELDIWPNSTKDNVHVLHGRTLTTPVELIKCLKSIKEHAFSESPYPVIITLEDHLTADLQAKVAQMLIQTFGEMLFYPETCCLKELPSPEELKYRIIISTKPPEEYLKDKTSNENGLDSHKSEEDLWGKEPSELTHEREDDDTSDSDTSEDNNNNNHGSFSSVEHDYKCLIAIHAGKPKGGLKDALKVELDKVRRLSLSEQALEKAAESHGTDIVRFTQKNILRVYPKGTRFNSSNYKPLVGWMHGAQMVAFNMQGYGRSLWLMHGMFRANGGCGYVKKPDFIMKADSDNQVFDPKANLPVKKTLKVKVYMGDGWHLDFKQTHFDLYSPPDFYTRVGIAGVPADEIMKKTKKKEDDWTPVWEEEFTFPLTVPELALLRVEVHEYDMSEKDDFGGQTCLPVSELRQGIRAVPLFDRKGVKYNSVRLLMRFEFV from the exons ATGGGGAGTTATAGGATGTGCGTGTGCTTCACTAGGAAGTTCagggtgaaggaggaagagCCACCGCGGGACGTGAAGGAAGCATTCGAAAAGTACGCTGAGGGTGGGACCCAAATGACAGCGGAGCAGCTGCGCCGTTTCTTGGCCGAGCTCCAGGTGGAGAAAGATGGCGGCGGCGCGTCGGTATCAGACGACGCGGAGCGGATCGTGGAGCAGGTGCTGCAGAAGAGGCACCACATTACCAAGTTGATCACAAGGTGCACTCTTTCCCTCGAAGACTTCCACCATTACTTGTTCTCTCCCGATCTCAACCCCCCTATTCGAGATCAG GTTCACCAGGACATGACAGCTCCGTTGTCCCATTACTACATATATACTGGCCATAATTCGTACCTGACTGGAAATCAGCTAAGTAGTGACTGCAGTGACGTTCCGATCATAAAGGCACTCAAGAGAGGTGTGAGAGTGGTGGAGCTTGATATTTGGCCAAATTCCACAAAGGACAATGTGCATGTTCTCCATGGAAG GACCTTGACAACCCCTGTTGAACTTATAAAATGCTTGAAATCAATTAAAGAGCATGCCTTTTCTGAATCTCCATACCCTGTCATCATAACTCTTGAAGACCACCTTACGGCTGATCTCCAAGCTAAAGTAGCACAG ATGCTCATTCAAACATTTGGGGAAATGTTGTTTTACCCTGAAACCTGTTGTTTGAAAGAGTTACCTTCGCCCGAAGAACTTAAATATCGAATTATTATATCTACAAAACCTCCTGAGGAGTACCTTAAGGATAAAACTTCCAATGAAAATGGACTGGATTCACATAAAAGTGAGGAAGATTTATGGGGGAAGGAACCATCAGAACTTACCCATGAACGGGAAGATGATGATACG AGTGACAGTGATACAAGTGAggacaacaataacaacaatcaTGGATCATTTTCATCAGTAGAACACGATTACAAATGTCTAATTGCAATCCATGCTGGAAAACCGAAGGGTGGTTTAAAGGACGCGCTAAAAGTTGAACTCGATAAAGTCAGGCGGCTTAGCTTGAGTGAACAAGCACTCGAGAAGGCTGCTGAATCTCATGGAACAGATATTGTTAG ATTTACACAGAAGAACATTTTAAGGGTGTATCCAAAAGGTACTCGGTTCAACTCCTCGAACTACAAGCCGCTTGTTGGTTGGATGCATGGTGCTCAAATGGTTGCGTTCAATATGCAG GGATATGGTAGATCTCTTTGGCTGATGCATGGGATGTTTAGAGCCAATGGGGGTTGCGGTTATGTTAAAAAGCCTGATTTTATTATGAAAGCAGATTCCGATAATCAGGTTTTCGATCCTAAAGCAAATCTGCCAGTAAAGAAGACTTTAAAG GTGAAAGTTTATATGGGAGATGGATGGCATTTGGATTTCAAACAAACacactttgatttatattcTCCACCAGATTTCTATACTAGG GTTGGCATAGCAGGGGTGCCGGCTgatgaaataatgaagaaaacGAAGAAAAAAGAGGACGATTGGACACCTGTATGGGAGGAAGAGTTTACATTTCCATTGACAGTTCCGGAGTTGGCTTTGCTTAGAGTTGAGGTACATGAGTATGACATGTCTGAGAAGGATGATTTTGGTGGCCAAACTTGTTTGCCAGTCTCCGAATTGAGACAAGGGATTCGTGCAGTCCCTCTCTTTGATCGCAAAGGAGTAAAATACAATTCAGTAAGGCTTCTAATGCGATTTGAGTTCGTCTGA
- the LOC126616546 gene encoding phosphoinositide phospholipase C 2-like isoform X2 translates to MSNKQSFNVCFCFQRKFRLRMAEPPEDIKNLFEIFAENGIMTIDDLQCFLIEFQGESSATKEDAQTIFNSLKHLNIFQRKGLHLDAFFRYLLGNLNPPLYSKVHHDMNSPLAHYFLFTGHNSYLTGNQLSSNSSVQPIINALLQGVRVIELDLWPGSKKNTVEVRHGGTLTRPVDLIKCLRAIKDNAFVASEYPVIITFEDHLPSNLQAKVAKMVTETFGDMLYSPHSEFLMEFPSPESLKRRILISTKPPEYHESQRRRDESGYTNHEREQDDEDEEEDNATPEYKQLIAIHAGKPKGGLDIWHIDPIKVRRLSLSEQKLENETKNHGSDIVRFTQRNLLRVYPKGTRLDSSNYNPMLGWSHGAQMVAFNMQGHGKYFWIMEGMFRANGGCGYVKKPDFLLAVGPNDKVFDPDEPFLPVRTTLKVKVYMGEGWHSDFHHTHFDLYSPPDFFVRVGIAGVPKDTIMMETEPIEDQWVPMWNKEFIFPLTVPDLAVLRVEVKEYDTSGNHDFGGQTCLPIPELRTGIRAVPLHNKRGQKYKSVRLLMRFEFYNENEI, encoded by the exons ATGTCTAATAAGCAGTCTTTCAATGTCTGCTTTTGCTTCCAGAGAAAATTTAGGCTCCGGATGGCAGAGCCTCCTGAAGATATTAAGAACCTTTTTGAAATTTTCGCGGAAAATGGCATCATGACCATCGATGACCTGCAGTGTTTTCTGATTGAGTTTCAAGGAGAATCCAGTGCCACCAAGGAGGATGCTCAGACCATTTTCAATAGTCTCAAGCATCTCAACATCTTTCAACGAAAGGGTCTCCACCTTGATGCCTTCTTTCGATATCTCCTCGGTAACCTTAATCCTCCTCTCTATTCAAAG GTGCACCATGACATGAATTCTCCATTGGCTCATTATTTCCTATTTACCGGCCACAACTCTTACTTAACAGGAAATCAACTCAGCAGTAACAGTAGTGTACAACCGATAATTAACGCGCTGCTTCAAGGTGTTAGAGTTATTGAATTAGACTTGTGGCCGGGTTCTAAGAAAAATACTGTGGAGGTTCGTCACGGAGG GACGCTTACAAGACCAGTggacctcatcaaatgtttgcGTGCGATCAAGGACAACGCTTTTGTTGCTTCTGAGTACCCTGTTATCATAACATTTGAAGACCACCtaccttcaaatcttcaagccAAAGTGGCAAAG ATGGTCACTGAGACATTCGGTGACATGCTGTACTCTCCTCATTCAGAATTCTTAATGGAATTCCCTTCACCGGAATCATTGAAGAGGAGGATTTTGATTTCGACCAAGCCACCGGAGTATCATGAATCACAGAGACGGAGAGATGAATCTGGATACACAAATCAT GAAAGGGaacaagatgatgaagatgaagaggaGGATAATGCTACTCCGGAGTATAAACAGTTGATTGCGATTCACGCAGGGAAGCCGAAAGGTGGATTAGATATATGGCATATCGATCCAATTAAAGTCAGACGTCTTAGCTTGAGCGAGCAAAAACtcgaaaatgaaacaaaaaatcatgGATCCGACATTGTCAG GTTTACTCAGAGGAATTTGTTGAGGGTTTATCCAAAGGGTACACGTTTGGACTCATCAAATTATAATCCTATGCTTGGATGGAGTCATGGAGCTCAAATGGTGGCATTCAATATGCAA GGACATGGAAAGTACTTTTGGATTATGGAAGGAATGTTCAGAGCAAATGGAGGTTGTGGCTATGTGAAAAAACCTGATTTTTTGCTTGCTGTTGGCCCAAATGATAAGGTTTTTGACCCTGATGAACCTTTTTTACCAGTGAGAACAACTTTGAAG GTAAAAGTATACATGGGTGAAGGATGGCATTCAGACTTCCACCATACACACTTTGATCTATATTCTCCACCGGACTTCTTCGTGAGG GTTGGAATTGCTGGAGTCCCAAAGGACACAATAATGATGGAAACCGAACCAATAGAGGACCAATGGGTACCAATGTGGAACAAGGAGTTCATCTTCCCATTGACGGTTCCAGACCTGGCTGTGCTTAGAGTTGAAGTCAAAGAGTATGACACTTCTGGGAATCATGACTTTGGTGGCCAAACATGTCTGCCAATCCCAGAGCTCAGAACTGGGATCCGAGCTGTTCCTCTGCACAACAAAAGAGGTCAAAAGTATAAATCTGTGAGGCTTCTGATGAGATTTGAATTTTACAATGAGAATGAGATTTGA
- the LOC126616542 gene encoding putative serine/threonine-protein kinase-like protein CCR3, which yields MTLSHEPFSLITTTILITTFISSLITPHNWRVANGLGLASTTAITYGNPTVCGIVAENPTQSIQCYQNTQTTISVQPNISFESISGGKSFFCGLRSGGFTLLCWETSLSSSNRFRPKRIYHSENVALTDLAVGDEQVCAREVNFRIVRCWRGRDNTSGVLFPSPGEALEFRTIASGRGFSCGISMNDRRVLCWGQSGVGDDIQTGFENVKMSSLVAGESHACGLSMNGTLVCRGNNDFGQLNVPSSTSTFQFSGLALGENFTCAIQRKNGFVVCWGGRNRFEYDSVVLTNVSFELISAGLDFVCGVTTGNLSVICWGPGWSGSRDNLPLGMILPGPCVQGPCTSCVYPNSETLCGGSGKICGSCQVELPLALPLPPINQPTQASEPGFSLSITRNKLLLVFVIVGSVGAFAGLCTIVFCLWTGLCGSWLNRHDSVQTESFTDPNVGSSAARIANVPNAPLSSSSMKGSLSGSSSKHGDKTQSFHLAELSTATKHFSTENKIGAGSFGIVYKGKLADGREVAIKRGNTSTKTKKFQEKESAFDSELALLSRLHHKHLVKLVGSCEVNDERLLVYEYMSNGSLHDHLHGKNNVQENSCIVNSWKMRIKIALDAARGIEYLHNYAVPTIIHRDIKSSNILLDANWNARVSDFGLSLLGPESDQEIMSSKAVGTVGYIDPEYFVSNVLTAKSDVYGFGVVLLELLTGKRALFINSEDGGPMGVVEYAGPRIVAGQLQSMLDQRVGKPDPKEGEAVELVAYTAMHCVNLEGKERPSMTDIVANLERALALCEDDPFSFSTTTISFPSL from the coding sequence ATGACACTTTCACATGAACCCTTCTCTCTCATCACCACCACAATCTTGATCACAACCTTCATATCTTCTCTCATCACACCACATAATTGGAGGGTGGCCAATGGCCTTGGCCTAGCCTCCACCACAGCCATCACATATGGCAATCCAACGGTTTGTGGCATTGTGGCTGAGAACCCCACACAGAGCATACAATGCTATCAAAACACTCAGACCACCATTTCAGTCCAACCCAATATTTCTTTTGAATCCATTTCTGGAGGCAAGAGCTTCTTCTGTGGCCTCAGGTCTGGAGGGTTTACCCTTCTCTGCTGGGAGACCAGCTTGTCTAGCTCAAATAGGTTTCGACCGAAACGAATATATCACAGTGAGAATGTAGCTTTGACTGATCTGGCTGTGGGTGATGAACAAGTTTGCGCCAGAGAAGTCAACTTTAGAATTGTCAGGTGCTGGAGAGGAAGAGATAATACTAGTGGGGTTTTGTTTCCCTCACCTGGGGAAGCATTGGAGTTTCGAACAATAGCATCGGGAAGAGGGTTTTCTTGTGGGATTTCGATGAATGATAGGAGAGTCCTGTGTTGGGGCCAGAGtggtgttggagatgatattCAAACAGGGTTTGAGAATGTGAAAATGTCAAGCCTTGTTGCAGGAGAATCTCATGCTTGTGGCTTGAGTATGAATGGAACATTGGTCTGCAGAGGAAACAATGATTTCGGGCAATTGAATGTACCTTCAAGTACTTCGACTTTCCAGTTTTCAGGCCTTGCGTTGGGGGAAAATTTTACTTGTGCCATTCAGCGAAAAAATGGATTTGTTGTATGCTGGGGAGGAAGAAACAGATTTGAATACGACAGTGTTGTACTTACAAATGTTTCATTTGAGTTAATTTCTGCAGGTTTGGATTTCGTGTGCGGCGTGACAACGGGTAACTTATCAGTCATTTGTTGGGGACCAGGGTGGTCTGGTTCTCGTGATAACCTTCCACTGGGAATGATTCTTCCTGGTCCATGTGTGCAGGGTCCATGTACTAGCTGTGTGTACCCGAATTCGGAGACTCTTTGTGGTGGTTCAGGGAAAATATGCGGATCATGCCAGGTTGAACTCCCATTAGCACTTCCATTGCCTCCAATAAATCAACCTACCCAAGCTTCAGAGCCGGGTTTTTCGTTATCCATAACAAGAAATAAGCTTCTGTTGGTTTTTGTAATAGTTGGATCAGTTGGGGCATTTGCAGGACTCTGCACTATTGTCTTTTGCCTATGGACTGGACTGTGTGGTTCTTGGTTAAACCGTCATGACTCTGTGCAAACTGAAAGTTTTACTGATCCAAATGTGGGTTCTTCTGCTGCTAGAATCGCCAATGTTCCTAATGCTCCATTAAGTTCAAGTTCCATGAAGGGCAGTTTAAGTGGTTCATCATCAAAGCACGGTGACAAGACTCAGTCATTTCACCTGGCAGAACTTTCTACTGCCACCAAACATTTCTCAACCGAAAACAAGATCGGTGCTGGGAGCTTTGGCATTGTCTATAAAGGCAAGCTTGCGGATGGTCGTGAAGTGGCCATCAAGAGGGGAAATACAAGTACCAAGACCAAGAAATTTCAGGAGAAAGAGAGCGCGTTTGACTCCGAATTAGCATTGTTGTCCCGGCTTCACCACAAGCACTTGGTGAAGCTAGTGGGATCCTGTGAAGTTAACGATGAGAGGCTTTTGGTTTACGAGTACATGAGCAACGGTTCGCTTCATGATCACTTGCATGGCAAGAACAATGTGCAGGAAAATAGCTGCATTGTGAATTCTTGGAAAATGAGGATAAAAATTGCGCTTGATGCAGCCAGGGGAATAGAGTACCTTCACAATTATGCAGTGCCAACAATAATTCACAGGGACATCAAGTCCTCAAACATTCTTTTGGATGCAAATTGGAATGCAAGGGTATCCGATTTTGGACTGTCATTATTGGGGCCGGAATCAGACCAAGAGATCATGTCGTCCAAAGCGGTTGGAACAGTTGGGTACATTGATCCCGAGTACTTTGTGTCAAACGTTTTGACAGCAAAGAGTGACGTATACGGATTTGGAGTGGTGCTATTGGAGCTTTTGACAGGGAAGAGGGCTCTGTTTATAAATAGTGAAGACGGAGGTCCAATGGGGGTTGTGGAATACGCAGGGCCGCGAATAGTGGCAGGGCAGCTGCAAAGCATGTTGGATCAAAGGGTGGGGAAGCCGGACCCGAAGGAAGGCGAAGCTGTTGAGCTAGTGGCTTATACTGCTATGCATTGTGTGAACTTGGAGGGGAAGGAACGGCCTAGCATGACTGACATTGTTGCCAATTTAGAGAGGGCTCTTGCTCTTTGCGAGGATGATCCTTTTAGCTTCTCTACTACCACAATTTCCTTCCCCTCGTTGTAA